One window of Haloarcula rubripromontorii genomic DNA carries:
- a CDS encoding PQQ-binding-like beta-propeller repeat protein yields MSSSDNSSSNEETPSTDEVATETRTQTENPRTGTDTETETETETETETETETEEQPEISGWPMFQSDQANSGITAESGPSGGVSEYWAFQTGEDIHSSPAVVDGTVYVGSNDESVYALNAATGEKQWEYSTDSSVESSPAVVAGTVYIGSNDTTVYALDAATGKEEWSFSTGGPVQTDPVVSEGTVYIGSDDANLYAIDAATGDQQWAFHTDGDITASPAVYDGRVFFGSLDYHLYAVDAATGDQQWSVEAESYIRSAPAVADNTVYFGEGGGIVYAIAVDTGEQQWSFDTGGPVWGSPAVTEDSVYIGSYHSSTTRNVYAIRGDSGDQRWDKPLNSPIPVSPAVIDGTVYLGTVRGNLHALETYTGDREWDFQLGSRIHSSPAVADKRIYLGSGDTLYALTEQEQ; encoded by the coding sequence TTGTCCTCAAGTGACAATTCTTCATCAAATGAGGAGACTCCAAGTACAGACGAAGTAGCTACAGAAACGAGAACACAAACTGAAAATCCAAGAACAGGGACAGATACCGAAACCGAGACTGAAACTGAGACTGAAACTGAGACCGAAACTGAAACTGAAGAACAACCAGAAATCAGCGGCTGGCCAATGTTCCAGTCTGATCAGGCTAATAGCGGAATTACCGCGGAATCTGGTCCTTCAGGAGGAGTCAGCGAATATTGGGCCTTTCAAACAGGTGAAGATATACATTCGTCGCCTGCCGTTGTAGACGGGACCGTCTATGTGGGTAGCAACGATGAGAGTGTCTATGCGCTGAATGCTGCGACCGGTGAGAAACAATGGGAGTACAGCACAGATAGTTCTGTAGAATCTTCTCCAGCAGTCGTGGCCGGGACGGTTTATATCGGTAGTAACGACACGACAGTGTATGCACTTGATGCGGCTACTGGCAAGGAAGAGTGGTCATTTAGTACAGGTGGCCCAGTACAGACGGATCCAGTAGTTTCGGAGGGCACTGTTTACATCGGAAGTGATGATGCGAATCTCTATGCCATAGATGCCGCTACTGGAGACCAGCAATGGGCATTCCATACTGACGGAGACATCACAGCCTCTCCGGCAGTATATGATGGCAGAGTATTCTTCGGGAGTTTAGACTACCATCTCTACGCTGTGGATGCTGCTACTGGGGACCAGCAGTGGTCCGTTGAAGCCGAGAGTTACATACGTTCAGCACCGGCAGTGGCAGATAATACAGTCTATTTCGGAGAGGGCGGTGGAATTGTCTACGCAATAGCAGTGGATACCGGTGAGCAACAGTGGTCCTTCGATACCGGGGGACCAGTATGGGGTTCGCCGGCAGTGACCGAGGATTCGGTGTACATTGGAAGCTATCACAGTTCTACCACGCGAAATGTGTACGCAATAAGAGGGGATTCTGGAGACCAACGCTGGGATAAGCCCCTCAATTCACCGATACCGGTGTCACCGGCAGTGATTGATGGAACTGTCTATCTCGGAACTGTACGAGGCAATCTTCACGCTCTCGAAACATATACGGGCGACCGAGAATGGGACTTTCAGCTTGGATCTAGAATACATTCCTCACCTGCGGTAGCAGATAAACGAATCTACCTCGGCAGTG